Proteins co-encoded in one Paenibacillus sp. genomic window:
- a CDS encoding MFS transporter — MSSAAQARQPGMKDLFANRFVQSILLSGLFLQMGIWIRNFAILLFVTEQTNKDPVAVSLISLAEFAPIFIFSFVGGTFADRWRPKRTMIASDLLSALSVFVVLLALVYGGWEAVFFATLVSSMLSQFSQPSGMKLFKLHVPESLMHVGMSMYQTIMSVFMVLGPALGTFIYFRFGIETAIALMGACFLLSAAALTMLPPDRRTEAAPTTKLAYEMKMGLQYVARNKVFVYMGGFFLVSGLGLGLINPLGIFLITEQLRLSPDQLQWLTAANGTGMILGGFLAMALFKKLSPQTMLLIGLALNAAAVSVLGSAESVGIALAAQWFSGLMIPFIHISCNTLVMNHAESSFVGRVNGILNPLFMGGMVATMSLVGVLKEALPLNQMYLLASAFFLLGALGAIPLLRMKASRSIGAAVHVHHH, encoded by the coding sequence ATGTCATCCGCGGCGCAAGCTCGTCAGCCCGGCATGAAAGATTTATTTGCCAATCGTTTTGTTCAATCCATTCTGTTGTCAGGCCTCTTCCTCCAGATGGGGATCTGGATCCGGAACTTCGCGATTTTGCTCTTCGTGACGGAGCAGACGAACAAGGATCCTGTCGCGGTGTCGCTCATTTCCCTCGCCGAGTTCGCGCCGATCTTTATTTTCTCGTTCGTCGGAGGAACGTTCGCGGACCGCTGGCGCCCCAAGCGCACGATGATCGCTAGCGATTTGCTGAGCGCTTTGTCCGTGTTCGTCGTCCTGTTGGCGCTCGTTTACGGCGGATGGGAAGCGGTGTTTTTCGCCACCTTGGTCTCTTCGATGCTGTCGCAATTTTCTCAGCCTTCCGGCATGAAATTGTTCAAGCTCCATGTGCCCGAGTCGCTCATGCATGTCGGCATGTCGATGTACCAGACGATCATGTCGGTGTTCATGGTGCTCGGGCCGGCGCTCGGCACGTTCATTTATTTCCGGTTCGGCATCGAGACGGCGATCGCTCTGATGGGCGCGTGCTTCCTCCTGTCGGCGGCGGCGCTTACGATGCTCCCTCCCGATCGGAGAACGGAGGCCGCTCCGACGACGAAGCTTGCGTATGAAATGAAGATGGGACTGCAGTACGTCGCCCGCAACAAAGTGTTCGTTTATATGGGCGGATTTTTCTTGGTTTCCGGACTGGGGCTGGGCCTCATTAATCCGTTGGGCATTTTCCTAATTACCGAACAGCTGAGGCTGTCCCCCGATCAGTTGCAGTGGTTGACGGCGGCGAACGGAACGGGCATGATTCTCGGCGGATTTTTGGCGATGGCTTTGTTTAAGAAATTGTCTCCGCAAACGATGCTGCTGATCGGTCTCGCCTTGAACGCGGCTGCCGTATCCGTCTTGGGCTCCGCCGAGAGCGTCGGGATCGCCCTCGCCGCGCAATGGTTTTCCGGCTTGATGATTCCGTTCATTCATATCTCCTGCAATACGCTCGTCATGAATCATGCGGAGTCGTCGTTCGTCGGCCGCGTGAACGGCATTTTGAACCCGTTGTTCATGGGGGGAATGGTCGCGACCATGAGTCTTGTAGGCGTTCTGAAAGAGGCGCTTCCGCTGAACCAGATGTACTTATTGGCATCGGCCTTCTTCTTGCTCGGCGCGCTGGGCGCGATCCCGCTGCTTCGGATGAAGGCGAGCCGTTCGATAGGGGCGGCCGTTCATGTTCATCATCACTAG
- a CDS encoding SDR family NAD(P)-dependent oxidoreductase yields the protein MELSNKTALVTGGGTGIGRAVSLALAKKGAAVAVGYARSQADAEQTVRLILDEGGTAIAVRADVARDEDVRAMVRTAADRFGAIDLLVNNAGITRHIPMDDLESATEDVWDELFDVNVKGMFYCARAVAPYMKQRRQGAIVNIGSIAGRTGTGSSLPYAVSKAAVHGLTMSLARALAPYIRVNCVAPGAVATRWWAGREEQMKQLAPNLLLERIAAPEDIAALVISVLEQEAMTGQIITADSGQTL from the coding sequence ATGGAACTGTCGAACAAAACAGCCCTAGTGACGGGCGGCGGCACGGGCATCGGCCGCGCGGTCAGCCTCGCGCTGGCGAAGAAGGGCGCGGCCGTCGCCGTGGGTTACGCGCGGTCGCAAGCGGATGCGGAGCAAACGGTGCGCCTCATTCTCGACGAGGGAGGAACCGCGATCGCCGTCCGAGCCGACGTCGCTCGGGACGAGGACGTGCGCGCGATGGTCCGGACGGCCGCGGACCGGTTCGGCGCGATCGATCTGCTCGTCAATAACGCCGGCATCACCAGACATATCCCGATGGACGACTTGGAATCGGCGACGGAGGACGTATGGGACGAACTGTTCGACGTGAACGTGAAAGGGATGTTTTACTGCGCGCGCGCCGTCGCTCCCTATATGAAGCAGCGACGGCAAGGCGCGATCGTCAACATCGGCAGCATCGCCGGACGGACGGGAACGGGCTCGTCTCTCCCGTACGCCGTGTCCAAAGCGGCCGTGCACGGCCTCACGATGTCGTTGGCGCGTGCCTTGGCGCCCTATATTCGCGTCAACTGCGTCGCCCCGGGGGCCGTCGCGACCCGCTGGTGGGCCGGCAGGGAAGAACAGATGAAGCAACTGGCTCCGAACCTGCTGCTGGAGCGTATCGCCGCGCCCGAAGACATCGCCGCCCTCGTCATCTCCGTCTTGGAACAAGAGGCGATGACGGGGCAAATCATTACGGCGGACAGCGGTCAAACCTTGTGA
- a CDS encoding LysR family transcriptional regulator substrate-binding protein — protein MTEAGRLFYDHSLHIVKDVERLRTSLADLKAGEAGHVRIGATEPTASFRLPPILKRFADAYPNVRVSVDIGSTPALSERLLKGEIDFALSTAPNLGSGLYFEPWFEEEFAVFLPASHPLARRETIDPSDFAGHRLLVTSETCPYRKKLEIVMQEQGPAALDAMVVGSMTALKAYVEHGLGIALVPKITVAEPEAKGMAVRSIAGSLIHMTCGMTCKESAYPFRHASHTLYTFIKQALGERVGTTESAR, from the coding sequence TTGACGGAGGCCGGCCGGCTGTTTTACGACCACAGCCTGCACATCGTGAAGGACGTGGAACGCCTTCGGACGAGCCTAGCGGATTTGAAGGCGGGCGAAGCGGGGCATGTTCGGATCGGAGCGACGGAGCCGACGGCCAGCTTCCGGCTGCCGCCGATTTTGAAGCGGTTTGCGGACGCGTACCCGAACGTGCGCGTTTCCGTGGACATCGGGAGCACTCCGGCGCTTAGCGAGCGGTTGCTTAAGGGCGAAATCGATTTTGCGCTGTCGACGGCGCCGAATCTCGGTTCGGGTTTGTATTTCGAGCCTTGGTTCGAGGAGGAGTTCGCGGTGTTTCTGCCCGCAAGCCATCCGCTCGCGCGGCGGGAGACGATCGATCCGAGCGATTTCGCCGGGCACCGCCTGCTCGTCACTTCGGAAACTTGCCCCTATCGTAAGAAGCTGGAAATCGTCATGCAGGAGCAAGGCCCCGCCGCGCTCGACGCGATGGTGGTCGGCAGCATGACGGCCTTGAAGGCGTACGTCGAACACGGGCTGGGGATCGCCCTCGTGCCGAAAATTACGGTCGCGGAGCCGGAAGCGAAGGGGATGGCGGTGCGCAGCATCGCCGGCAGCCTGATCCATATGACGTGCGGCATGACGTGCAAGGAGTCGGCGTACCCGTTTCGGCACGCGAGTCATACGTTGTATACCTTTATCAAACAAGCTTTGGGAGAGCGCGTCGGCACTACCGAATCAGCTCGATAA
- a CDS encoding LysR family transcriptional regulator yields the protein MASHINHDLYKVFYWAAKTGSLSQAAKALFLTQPSVSHAIKQLERHFGVALFLRNAKGVELTQEGAVLYSYIEQAQILIALAEEKMAALKNLASGELRIGGSDSLFRHYLLPHLEHFHEQHPGVKLLLHHGTTPEIITYLKEGSIDLGVVRMPIDEPQLEVRESFQLQDCFVAGSRFAHLRGQVLSLDRLLQHPIILFSRNSRARTGITELFQSYGYSLKPEIEVGSVDLLVEFARRGLGISYITREFVTKELEEGSLFEVRLNVPIPPSRVGILTKRNVPLSTAASGFIELIR from the coding sequence ATGGCCAGCCATATTAATCACGACTTGTACAAAGTCTTTTATTGGGCCGCGAAGACGGGCAGCTTGTCACAAGCCGCTAAAGCGCTGTTTCTGACGCAGCCAAGCGTCAGCCACGCGATCAAGCAGCTGGAGCGCCATTTCGGCGTCGCCCTGTTCCTACGCAACGCGAAAGGCGTCGAGCTGACGCAGGAGGGCGCCGTGCTGTATTCGTATATCGAACAGGCGCAAATTTTGATCGCGCTCGCCGAAGAGAAAATGGCCGCGCTCAAAAACCTCGCCAGCGGCGAGCTGCGGATCGGCGGCAGCGACTCGCTGTTCCGGCATTATTTGCTGCCGCACCTCGAGCACTTCCACGAGCAGCATCCGGGCGTCAAGCTGCTGCTGCACCACGGCACGACGCCGGAAATCATTACGTATTTGAAGGAAGGCAGCATCGATCTCGGGGTCGTGCGCATGCCGATCGACGAGCCGCAGCTCGAAGTGAGGGAAAGCTTTCAGCTGCAGGATTGCTTCGTGGCGGGCAGCCGATTCGCGCATTTGCGCGGACAAGTGCTGTCGCTCGATCGGCTGCTGCAGCATCCGATCATTTTGTTCTCCCGGAACAGCCGGGCGCGGACGGGCATTACCGAATTGTTCCAAAGCTATGGGTATTCGCTTAAACCCGAGATCGAGGTCGGAAGCGTGGATTTGCTCGTCGAATTCGCGCGGAGGGGGCTGGGGATCTCTTATATTACGAGGGAATTCGTGACGAAGGAGCTGGAGGAGGGCTCGCTGTTCGAGGTGCGGCTGAACGTGCCGATCCCCCCTTCCCGCGTAGGCATCCTGACGAAACGGAACGTGCCGCTGTCGACGGCGGCGAGCGGCTTTATCGAGCTGATTCGGTAG
- the tkt gene encoding transketolase, producing the protein MPQTQTQTINKLAINTIRTLSIDAINAANSGHPGLPMGAAPMAFALWAEHLKHNPANARWFNRDRFVLSAGHGSMLLYSLLHLFGYDVTIDDLKQFRKLNSRTPGHPEYGHTDGVEATTGPLGQGIAMAVGMAMAEAHLAARYNRDGFPVVDHYTYALVGDGCLMEGISYEAMSMAGHMKLGKLIVLYDSNDISLDGELKLSFGENVKQRTESANWHYLRVEDGNDEAAVSAAIAEAKRQGDRPTLIEVRTVIGYGSRAAGTNKVHGAPLGKEDAAAAKAAYGWPHEEEFAVPEEVRAHLDRLKQEGAAKEEEWKRLFAAYAEKYPEEGRELLDAIEGKTAIDVAAIPTFDSAKAISTRVASGEAINRYAAVVPTLFGGSADLSHSTMTDIKGEKPFALETYAGRNVYFGVREHAMGAAGNGLALHGGVRPFVSTFFVFSDYLRPAIRLAALQKLPVVYVFTHDSIAVGEDGPTHEPVEHLAALRTIPGLTVIRPTDANETASAWAFALSQRQGPVALVLSRQNLPVFEQTQRNLEQVAKGGYVLTETNDSPDLILVATGSEVSLAANAKAALEQDGVSVRVVAMPSRELFYAQPEAYRQSVLPDAASKRIVIEAGIGLGWERVAGPSGKVLSIETFGASGSGGAVMEYFGFSVDNVVRMAKELLK; encoded by the coding sequence ATGCCGCAAACGCAAACGCAAACGATCAACAAACTGGCGATCAACACGATCCGTACGCTGTCGATCGATGCCATCAACGCCGCCAATTCCGGGCACCCGGGGCTGCCGATGGGCGCCGCGCCGATGGCGTTCGCCCTCTGGGCCGAACATCTTAAGCATAATCCCGCCAACGCCAGATGGTTCAACCGAGACCGGTTCGTGCTGTCTGCAGGGCACGGCTCCATGCTGCTGTACAGTCTGCTGCATTTGTTCGGGTACGACGTGACGATCGACGATTTGAAGCAGTTCCGGAAGCTGAACAGCCGCACGCCAGGCCATCCCGAGTACGGGCACACGGACGGCGTGGAGGCGACGACGGGGCCGCTCGGTCAAGGGATCGCCATGGCCGTCGGCATGGCGATGGCCGAAGCGCATCTCGCGGCGCGCTATAACCGCGACGGCTTCCCGGTCGTCGACCATTACACGTACGCGCTCGTCGGGGACGGCTGCTTGATGGAAGGCATCTCGTACGAAGCGATGTCGATGGCCGGCCATATGAAGCTCGGCAAGCTCATCGTGCTGTACGATTCCAACGATATTTCGCTGGACGGGGAGCTTAAGCTCAGCTTCGGCGAGAACGTTAAGCAGCGGACGGAATCGGCGAACTGGCATTACCTGCGCGTCGAGGACGGCAACGACGAAGCGGCCGTCTCGGCGGCGATCGCGGAAGCGAAGCGCCAAGGCGACCGTCCCACGCTCATCGAAGTGCGCACGGTCATCGGCTACGGCAGCCGCGCGGCGGGCACGAACAAGGTGCACGGCGCCCCGCTTGGCAAGGAGGACGCCGCGGCGGCGAAGGCGGCGTACGGCTGGCCGCACGAGGAAGAATTCGCCGTGCCGGAGGAAGTGCGCGCGCATCTCGACCGTCTGAAGCAGGAAGGCGCCGCCAAGGAAGAAGAGTGGAAACGCCTGTTCGCCGCATACGCCGAGAAGTACCCTGAAGAGGGACGGGAGCTGCTTGACGCGATCGAAGGCAAGACCGCGATCGACGTCGCCGCGATTCCGACTTTCGATTCCGCGAAGGCGATTTCGACGCGCGTCGCGAGCGGCGAAGCGATCAACCGGTACGCGGCGGTCGTTCCGACGTTGTTCGGCGGCAGCGCGGACTTGTCGCATTCGACGATGACGGACATCAAAGGAGAGAAGCCGTTCGCCCTCGAGACGTACGCGGGGCGCAACGTCTACTTCGGCGTGCGCGAGCATGCGATGGGCGCGGCCGGCAACGGTCTTGCGCTGCACGGCGGCGTGCGGCCGTTCGTCAGCACGTTCTTCGTGTTCAGCGACTACCTGCGCCCGGCGATCCGATTGGCCGCGCTGCAGAAGCTGCCGGTCGTCTACGTCTTCACGCACGACTCGATCGCCGTCGGGGAAGACGGACCGACGCACGAGCCTGTCGAGCATTTGGCGGCGCTGCGCACGATCCCGGGCCTGACGGTCATTCGTCCGACCGACGCCAACGAGACGGCGAGCGCCTGGGCGTTCGCGCTGTCGCAGCGGCAAGGACCGGTCGCGCTCGTGCTGAGCCGGCAAAACTTGCCGGTGTTCGAACAGACGCAGCGCAACCTGGAGCAGGTCGCGAAGGGCGGCTACGTGCTGACGGAGACGAACGATTCCCCGGACCTCATTCTGGTCGCTACCGGGTCGGAGGTGTCGCTGGCCGCGAACGCGAAGGCGGCGCTCGAGCAGGACGGCGTCTCCGTCCGCGTCGTGGCGATGCCGAGCAGGGAGCTGTTCTACGCGCAGCCGGAAGCATACCGGCAGAGCGTCCTTCCCGACGCGGCGTCGAAGCGGATCGTCATCGAAGCCGGCATCGGGCTCGGCTGGGAGCGAGTCGCGGGACCGAGCGGCAAGGTGCTGTCCATCGAGACGTTCGGGGCGTCGGGATCGGGCGGCGCGGTGATGGAATATTTCGGCTTCTCCGTCGACAACGTCGTTCGGATGGCGAAAGAACTGTTGAAATAA